ATGCGGGCGTCCGCTGGCGCGACCTGCTCCAGGCCTCGCTTCCCAGCGGCAAGAGCCCGCCGGTGCTGACCGACTACATTGAGCTGAGCATCGGTGGGACTCTGTCGGCGGGGGGCATTGGCGGGCAGGCGTTTCGCTGGGGACTCCAGGTGGACAACGTCCTGGAGATGGACGTCGTCACGGGCCAGGGAGAGCTTGTGCGGTGCTCACGCTGGCATGAGCGCCCCCTCTTCGACGCTGTGCGCTCGGGCCTGGGCCAGTTCGGCATCATCGTGCGAGCGAGGGTGAGACTCGTCGACGTGCCTCCTCGAGCGCGGACGTACATCGCGCTGTACAACGACCTCCACCGATTCTTGGAGGACCAGCAACGGCTCATCGAGGACGGTCGCTTCGATTACGTCGAGGGCTCTGTCGTCGCATCCAATGGGGGCCGGGCGTATCAGCTCGAGGTGGTGAAGTACTTCACCCCGGGCGCGGAGCCCCACGATGCGAGCCTGCTCGCGGGCCTGGGCTTCCAGCCCGGAACCCTCCAGGCGAGCGACGGCAGCTACTTCGACTTCGCCAACCGGCTCGCGCCGCTGATCGCACTGCTCAAGCAACTCGGCGTCTGGGACTTCCCCCATCCGTGGCTGGACATGTTCGTCCCCGCCAGCGCCGCTGAGTCCTTCGTCCGGGAGGTCCTCGCACAGACCGCCGAGGCCGACATGGGGCAGGGGCCCATCCTCCTCTACCCCTTCCGCTCCTCGCGGCTGACCAC
Above is a window of Myxococcaceae bacterium JPH2 DNA encoding:
- a CDS encoding FAD-binding protein, yielding MPSRAVSRRLLLQGTLVAVAFNPTLRSWASTMEAGAVPLPPLDGELRMDTPSRTTAAEDFGHILHRTPKAVLVPGSVRDIVAMVRFARAQGLRIAAARGLGESHSTFGQSQVPAGIVIDMSTLSTIHEIGEDSAWVDAGVRWRDLLQASLPSGKSPPVLTDYIELSIGGTLSAGGIGGQAFRWGLQVDNVLEMDVVTGQGELVRCSRWHERPLFDAVRSGLGQFGIIVRARVRLVDVPPRARTYIALYNDLHRFLEDQQRLIEDGRFDYVEGSVVASNGGRAYQLEVVKYFTPGAEPHDASLLAGLGFQPGTLQASDGSYFDFANRLAPLIALLKQLGVWDFPHPWLDMFVPASAAESFVREVLAQTAEADMGQGPILLYPFRSSRLTTPFLRTPNGRHVFLFSMLRTAIPPTSETVEALVQKNRAIFDRLTAMGGKIYPVDAVPLSPADWRRHFHPDWERFEHAKRRYDPDRILTPGQGIF